A single region of the Malus sylvestris chromosome 8, drMalSylv7.2, whole genome shotgun sequence genome encodes:
- the LOC126631230 gene encoding protein ALTERED PHOSPHATE STARVATION RESPONSE 1-like, with protein MGCAQSRIDNEESVSRCKERRNLMKEAVVARNAFASGHSGYAVSLKNAGAALSDYGHGETQVTQEMEILHCQHRPMDPASEPPPHLENLNLPPPPPPLPTFTPSPIKRAISMPAMSAEARKMGGRRVGLAIAEEDEEEEEDHEHGEDESHKGFQRRSRNVASETTSSPPPRTPEMKAVPPMPESKGMAWDYFFMVDNMPGPSLSENEEAEEFGEDENMGIGGGGGGGDVDDGVEPKTPGKVEDIKEKPEEETPVKVAIEHSKTAPPEFSRRVANVIPGVTLMDILNKIDDHFLKASESAQEVSKMLEATRLHYHSNFADNRGHIDHSARVMRVITWNRSFRGIPNGDGKDENSEEYETHATVLDKMLAWEKKLYDEVKQGELMKVEYQRKVALLNKQKKRSASAETLEKTKAAVSHLHTRYIVDMQSMDSTVSEVNQLRDEQLYPKLVSLADGMASMWENMCTHHDSQLKIVTDLKSLDIGHTPMETTKHHHARTVQLWNVLQEWHSHFENLVTHQKQYIQALNSWLKLNLIPIESSLKEKISSPPRVQHPPIQALLHSWHDFLEKLPDELAKSAISSFSAVVKTIILHQEEEMKLKEKFEETRKEYLRKNQAFEDWYQKYSQRHAEMDEERGEDAVPKDPVSEKKFIVDSLKKRLEEECEAHQRHCIQVREKSLGSLKTRLPEIFRAMTDYARACSEAYGKLRSIRETQV; from the exons ATGGGGTGCGCCCAATCGAGAATCGACAACGAGGAATCTGTGTCGCGATGTAAGGAACGGAGAAACCTAATGAAAGaggcggtggtggcccggaacgcCTTCGCTTCCGGTCATTCCGGCTATGCCGTGTCCTTGAAGAACGCCGGCGCTGCGTTGAGTGATTATGGCCATGGAGAAACCCAAGTGACCCAAGAGATGGAAATTCTTCACTGCCAACACCGGCCGATGGACCCTGCATCTGAGCCGCCGCCCCATTTGGAGAATTTGAACCTTCCGCCGCCTCCGCCGCCTTTGCCCACTTTTACTCCGAGTCCGATCAAGCGGGCCATCAGCATGCCGGCGATGAGCGCTGAGGCTCGAAAAATGGGGGGGCGGAGAGTTGGGCTGGCCATTGccgaggaggatgaggaagaagaagaagaccatGAACATGGTGAGGATGAGAGCCATAAAGGATTTCAGAGGAGATCGAGAAATGTTGCTTCGGAGACGACGTCGTCGCCGCCGCCGAGGACGCCGGAGATGAAGGCGGTGCCGCCAATGCCGGAGTCGAAGGGCATGGCTTGGGACTATTTCTTTATGGTGGATAACATGCCGGGACCTTCTTTGAGTGAGAATGAAGAAGCTGAGGAATTTGGTGAAGATGAGAATATGGGGattggtggcggcggcggcggcggtgaTGTGGATGATGGGGTTGAGCCTAAGACTCCGGGAAAAGTGGAGGATATTAAGGAGAAGCCGGAGGAGGAGACTCCGGTGAAGGTGGCAATTGAGCATTCGAAGACTGCACCACCGGAGTTCAGTAGGAGAGTAGCTAATGTGATTCCTGGTGTGACCTTGATGGACATATTGAATAAGATTGATGATCATTTCTTGAAGGCCTCCGAGAGTGCTCAGGAGGTTTCCAAGATGCTCGAGGCCACTCGGTTGCATTATCACTCGAATTTCGCAGATAATCGAG GACACATTGATCACTCTGCAAGGGTCATGCGTGTTATTACATGGAATAGGTCGTTCAGAGGCATACCAAATGGTGACGGGAAGGATGAAAACTCAGAAGAATATGAAACTCATGCCACTGTTTTGGATAAGATGTTGGCATGGGAAAAGAAACTTtatgatgaagtgaag CAAGGGGAGCTTATGAAGGTTGAGTATCAGAGAAAGGTTGCTCTGCTGAATAAGCAGAAGAAACGCAGCGCTAGTGCTGAAACCttagaaaaaacaaaagcagctGTAAGTCATTTGCATACAAGATACATTGTTGACATGCAGTCCATGGATTCTACAGTTTCGGAAGTAAATCAATTACGGGATGAGCAGCTGTACCCTAAGCTTGTTTCTCTAGCTGATGG TATGGCAAGTATGTGGGAGAACATGTGCACACATCACGACAGCCAGCTGAAGATTGTTACAGACCTAAAGTCCCTCGACATTGGCCATACTCCAATGGAAACAACCAAGCACCACCATGCCCGCACTGTCCAACTTTGGAACGTTCTCCAAGAATGGCATTCTCACTTCGAAAATCTCGTGACTCATCAAAAACAATACATCCAAGCTCTTAATAGCTGGTTGAAGCTTAATCTCATTCCCATTGAAAGCAGCTTAAAAGAGAAAATCTCATCCCCGCCAAGAGTTCAGCATCCGCCAATCCAAGCTCTCCTCCATTCATGGCACGATTTTCTTGAAAAGCTTCCTGATGAACTCGCAAAATCTGCAATATCGTCCTTTTCAGCTGTGGTAAAGACCATAATACTTCATCAGGAGGAGGAGATGAAGCTAAAGGAGAAGTTTGAGGAAACAAGGAAGGAGTATCTGCGTAAAAATCAGGCATTCGAGGACTGGTATCAAAAGTACTCGCAGAGACACGCGGAAATGGATGAGGAGAGAGGTGAAGATGCAGTTCCCAAGGATCCCGTCTCAGAGAAGAAATTTATTGTTGATAGCTTGAAGAAGAGACTGGAAGAGGAATGTGAAGCTCACCAGAGACACTGTATACAGGTGAGGGAGAAGTCACTCGGGAGTCTCAAAACTCGCCTGCCTGAGATCTTCCGCGCCATGACAGACTACGCTCGTGCATGTTCCGAGGCTTATGGAAAACTGAGGTCCATTAGAGAGACACAAGTATGA